GCTTGTCGCCTCACTTGGGGTCTGACCTGTCCGGCCGCGACTCGTCACGGTCCCTCTCTCCGCTCGATCGGGGAGCCACAAGTCCCAGTCGCAGACGGCAGTCGACTTCGGCCGTGCCGAACAACGTAATTGCGCTCAGGCTGGCGGATCCCGAGTACCAAAATTCCCAGGACAACGGCAACGCGAAACGCGTTCAGAAGCATCCGGCCACATTTCAGTGCACTCTGTGCCCGAAACGGTTCACCAGAGCCTACAACCTACGATCGCATCTACGGACCCACACGGACGAACGTCCCTTCGTCTGTACGGTCTGTGGAAAGGCTTTTGCACGCCAACACGACCGAAAGAGACACGAGGGGCTGCACTCGGGCGAGAAGAAATTTGTTTGCAAGGGAGACCTCAAAGCGGGCGGCCAATGGGGTTGCGGCCGGAGGTTTGCGCGTGCCGATGCCCTTGGTCGACACTTCCGGTCGGAGGCTGGGCGGATCTGCATCAAACCCCTTTTGGACGAAGAAATGCTCGACAGACAACGTGCTTGGCAGGAGCAACGGATGCAACAACAAAACATGCAAAACATGGCGGCCCAGGGCGCCATGGGTATGGAACCAGGCTACCCTATGGACGCCAGCGGACAGTACATGTTGCCGGCCGCCCTGCTTGCTCAATACCCAGCGCTGGCTCAGATGAACTGGTCAGGGCAGGACGCGAGCAGCGGTCTCGAAGACGACATATCAGGTCGGTCGTCTTTCGACGCTAGCGATTatgaaggcgacgacgggggTTATGTCAGTGGGCCTGGTACGGGTTTCGGTGAGGGAGGTATGGGCCAGAACTTTGGCGAAGTCGGTTACGCTAGTGACTACGGTGGTCGGTAACCATGGACGTATTGAGTGAAGTTTTTTGGGGGTGTTTTTTTACGTCTTCTTTTTGCGGCCAATCGCCTGCGACGCATACTTTTAAGTATtcgtctttttctttctggGGAACGGGGCGCTTCACGATCGAGCGTCTTGTTGTAGGGAACATTGCTATCAACGCTCTCAGAGGGCGCTAAGTGGATGGTCTGGATACGGGGTTTAGAACGCGTTGCTATAGATACCATTATGACGATATTTACATTTACCATGTATCATTGCTTTGCATAAAGAGTCTGATGAAAGGTTGATTTCCGGGAGAAAGgtagagaaagagagagagcaagaaAGAGAGCGCGAGGGAGCGCGTGTGGTGGAAGATGACGGACACAAGTGTGGGGATTGTCCCGCTAAGTGCGATAGCTTGATACTGACAACTCCAACGAATGGACGCAATTCCGATGTTGTTGGCAACTGGTTCGATGGGTAATCCCCCATGCAGTTTGGTACCGgagtcgacctcggcgccggatCTAAGCTTGActcagccccctccccccttccccagATCCGAAAGACCGCGTTGGCGAGCGTGATCCGTAAGCAGCTGCGCCGGACTCCGGCGCCGAACGTGAGGGGCCGGCCCAACCTCCGGATTGGAGAAGTTCCGGGCAACAGACAACTTCGCCTGGAGGGGCACCATGCCCTTTCCACGTGTTCCCCGACCGCCATTTcttggaggagagggggCTGCACGCAACCACTTACCGGAAACAGTGCCTGATCCACCACATTGTTGTGCTAAGGTGCGGGGCGTTTTGGACCTTTGCATAGGGTCTGTCTATGATGCCGAAACCATGGAAGATGTGCTGCTTGGTAAGTGTATCCCGTGTGGATAACCCGGtccgcccctcccctctcccctttcccGACCATCACTGACCATACGCAAGCATTTGTAAGCTAGGGGGGGGGTGACgatgggagagggggagggggaggggaagctTTTGTAACGCCGATGTGGATTATACATAAGACGCTTTCGGGTCCCCAGCTTGAAGCTATCCCGACACTTGGAACTGAGTTTAAGCCCACACCTCCTGACGCCTTCCATCATCATACATATATACACACAACCAGGAATCCACGCTGGTCATCATCATTTACCCCGACAGAGACGGAAGGACGACAATGGCTCAGAACCAAGCAGTCAAAACCATCGAGGCGGGCATCGCAaaggtcgtcgacgtgcCGATCCCGGCCCTCCCTGCCGACGACTACATCCTCGTCAAGACAACGGCCGTGGCCATCAACCCGACGGACTGGAAGCACGTCGAtctcgccgacaaggccgggTGTGTCGGCATCTGGGTCGGCTGCGACtacgccggcatcgtcgaggaggtcggcaAGGGTGTGACAAAGGACTTCAAGAAGGGGGATCGCATCTGCGGGCCCGTCAACGGATCGTAAGTCCGCCCCCtcttgcttgcttgcttgctgccCGTGTGGCATCGCCATCCTGTGGGATGCCCGAGTGAGTCGGCCAGTTGCTGACGAGTGTACCATTTATCTGTTGTACAGGAACGCGCTGAGGGAGATTGACGGCGCCTTCGCAAAGTACATTGCTGTCAAGGGCGACTTGCAGATCAAGACGCCGGACAACATTtcagacgaggaggccgcgacgctcggcatcgccgtcacCACGGTCGTACGTGGACCTCCGTCTCCCCCCCCATTCctcacgacgacgagactGACACAGCTCAACGCAGGGCCAAGGCCTTTATCAGAGCCTCAACCTACCCCTCCCCACCGAACCGACTACCGATCCGTCGGCCACGATCCTCATCTATGGCGGCAGCACCGCCATGGGTATCTCGGGCATCCAGTACGCGCGGTTGTCCGGGTATAGGGTAatctcgacggcgtcgccgcaCAACTTCGAGTATCTCCGGTCCCTAGGCGCGAGCGAGGTGCTGGACTACCGGTCGCCCACCGTGTCGGAGGACATCCGCAGGCTCACGGGCGACCGGCTCACGCTGGCGTGGGACTGCCAGTCGACCAACGAGTCGGCGGTCCTCGTAGCCAAGGCGCTGTCGAGCTCCGAGGGAGGCGTCATCGGCACCCTGCTGCCCGTCGACAAGAAAGCGGTGCAGGATGTCAACCCCAAGGTCGAGGTCAAGATGAGCCTGTACTACACCGCGTTTGGCGAGGATTTTGGCTACTTTGGTAAGCCATCCTCCCCCATTGTCCTCTTACCTCCCTCGTCtccgccccccttcccctcagACCGCGAAGCTGACTAACGTATTTAAATAGGCAAGAGGGACGCCGTTCCCGAAAACTACGAGTTCGGCAAGAAGTTTTGGGACATCAGCCGCGGCTTGTTGGCCGACGGCAAACTCAAGCCCATCCGCGTCATCAAGAACcagggcggcagcggcctagacggcgtcatcgtcggcctgaAGGAGTTGAAGGAGGGCAAGGTCAGCGCCGGCAAGCTCGTCTACACCATTTAGGGGGAGTATAttcagccccccccccccccccccccccccccccccccccattgtGGTGCAGTCAGTGCGAAAGGGAACGGGCAAACGAAGCAACGATGATTTATAtcaagaaaaaaaagcaaggtgagggggggggttaatTATCATTTTGAGCCCTGCTTTGCTAGGGGCGCCGAAAAACATTAGAGTACAGCGGTAAATGAACAATGACAAAACTGTGGTATCTGGAAACTATCACgaggaaggaaaaagagaaaaaaaacgACGCCTGCTGTTCCATGGTGTGCCcgcttcttttttttttcaaaGGTATGTCCGCCTCGCCCCCGAAAACCCCGCCTACATCTTGGCCCGACCGACCCTTTgcgcgacctcgtcgagcatcTTGTTCACCATGTCGCGATGCGCGCTCTCCATCTGCCCTTTGACGAGGGGCATCAGCATCCGGCTCGTCTCGACGCGCGTggtctcgacgaggtcgtagTCCCCGTCAACGTGGCCGCCGAGCTTGCCGGCGCTGTGCTCGCCGGGCCAGCGCTCCTGGGGCCGCGGCACGACGAGCCACTCGGACCACACGCGGACGCCGGCGGGGGCCTTGGCGCGGGACCGCAGGCCGTTGGGTATGTTCTGCAGCACGGCGGGGAAGCTGATCTCCGTCTTGACACCGGGGGCGACAGTGACCTTCTCGTAGATCTTGTACGAGGCGATCTTGAGGCCTGTCTCGAGGAACcagtcgtcctcgacaacgcTCTTGAGCGGGACGGGCACCTTTTCGTAGCGCGTCACCAGCGGCTGGTGGCGGATGACGGGGGACTGGGACTGcagcatctcgacgacggcctccgCCGGGAGCATGCTGGGCAGCGGGATACGGATCGTGAGGTTGTGCTGGGCGGGCATCTCGACGGGTTCTGTGCCTGTGAGAGTCGAGAGGGGTGGAGGATGTGGTTATGCGACGTCGCTGGGACGGGGTGGTTGAGGGTTGTCCGTCGACTCCGTACAATACTGAGGGTGGCGATACGATGCGAAACCGGACTGCCGGCAGAAGCGTCGCTGCTGGCGACGAAGGCGCTGATGAATGATTATCGAAGTGTAGATGCGTCCCGTGGTCAAGATCAGGTCAGCTAGGTTCCCTGCCAGTTCAGGGTCAGTGGGGATCCGCGTATCCTAATTCGAAGGCGTTGGTGAGGAGATAGAGTGAGGGGGTAAGCTTGTCCTATGTGAACTGCTCTTCTCCCGCGCATTAGTTGATTAGTAGAGAATGGAATGGCGAGGGGGGCGCGGCCGTCTTTTGTTTCGTCTGATGGTCTGTTCCTTGAAAAGGGGGGTTCTTCCTCCGACCAAAGACACAGGATGCACCTGAATGCCGAGTCGCTGTCGCATGGGCCTTGTCCAGAGCAGACATAATGCAAATGTAAAGCAAACCGACGTCACTCGAAGGATCACTGGTGCTGGCGATTAGTGTATACGGATGACAGCTTTACCGAATCCAGTAACTAGTGCAAGAAAGATTGGCCTGATCTGCCGGAGGATTGGTCGACAGTCGGCGTGAGATTTTGGGATCCGTTGCTTACCAGCCTGACAACGACAGCTTGCCGTTGTTTGTTGCGACTCGATGATACTCGATGTCGAAAACAACGGGGGAAGGTGAAACGAGAGATGATACTATTATTGACCCCTGGCGAAGGTGCCAGTGCCTCGGGGTGAGGGTCCCGACTCCCAGCTCCCGGCTCCCGGGTGAGGTGAGCTTCAGTTGAGGCGCAACCCCGGGGTGGAAGACTAGCCAACTTCTTTTTACACCCTGTGGCATCGGCCCGGACTGCGCCCTGAGCGAAAGCCACCGCGGGTATGGGTGGCCGTGGTTGATGTTGACCGCCTTACCGgcacggcatcgccgccatcacaTCTAGCTGTTTGGGACGCGAGGCCCAGGGTCGTCTTTTCCAGCGGGCGgcaggcagcagcagggcagGTGCTCCGGCCCGAAAGCGGGACGGTCCATGGGAGTCCGGACATGGGCCGTCGGGGTCCATCCCGAGTCGAACCCCAGCTTTTGTTTCTTCAGAGCTCTTTATCCCAGACGACTGGTGTTATTTGGTGCGCCTATCTCAAGTACTGTCGAGTGACTTGAGGACCGTCGATGCAGCGCCACGACTTGACTGAAGATGTTTTATTAAACTTTTTTCCCCAAGGAGGGGGTCGCCTAGCGATACACAAGCACTGGATTGACAAACTGTCGTGATAGCCAAAGACTCCATCGTACGTAGGCTCTATCTACAACTCGATTGGTCTACTCGGAGAATACACACCACCAGGCGGCACGGTGGATGACTCGATTGATGCCCGTCATCCTAACAGCGACCACCCCCTCGCGGCCTGGACTCCAGAGAGCGGTTCAAACTTGGAACCGGGGCCATGCAATTCCGGTGCAGGTAAGGTCGACTCTGCAGCTAAAATCAAGTCAGGCATTCTGCATTGTGCTGCGTTGTCCACCCCCATCGGCCCATTGTTTCGACCTGATTGAATATCGTGGACCTGGTGGCCAGCTGCTGCCCCCTTGCCGAGGACTGACCGCCAGTAGCCACCGCAAAATGATGGTGGTATTTGTTCGAGGAGCCTCCACCTACCGCTACGACTGTGAGCGTAGGCTCATGCTGGAAAAGAGCTGGCAGGTCGGTGGACTATGCCGTGGATTGACTCGTGTTGGACACTTTCTGTCGTTTGCATCAGTTTGCCGCATGTACGTCCCCGTCTGCCTCTTTGGTCATTTATGAGCGGCATTGACCCATCATTGATTCACTTCCTTTCGCCTCTGCCTGCGTCATGCCAGGGCATGTCATAAGTGACATGTTTCGTGTTAGTTAGCACATCATCTTGCCCGCCTTGCCCATCTCCACCGACAACGAACAGAGGCAATAAAAATCTGCGGCATGCGAAGCTCAAGGCCCGCCCAGACACGACAATTGAGTGTGGCTGGCTGGTGCGGAGTCAGCCAGAGGTGGTTTGAGGAGTTGAAGCGGTGAAGGAGGCGCCATACCAGTTCTGGGCGACGCTCGTGGGATGGGTGGAGTGATATGCGCCATGCGCTGCTGGGAGGTGGGACATGCAGACGAGACAATCCAGTAGAGTCTGTAGAGAGATGCAGTCGCGTCCCCCAGACAGGGCCAGACTTGGGATATGCATGAAAGTCATGTAAGTTCCCGATGTATGCGCAGCCCGACCTACACCCGTCGAGATATGTATGCAggctgctggcgctggcTCGAGAAGACTGAGCACACAGTGGCCATCGTGCAGATGCCAGATGCCAGATGGGGGCTCTACTGCCTGTGGTGTGAGGGGAGCTGGTTCGACAAAGCCCTCGTGGTGAAAACAGGTACAAATATCACGCCCAGCAGACTTGCTACCGTGCTAGCAGGCGCATGGCTGCCCAGTCGGTAATGTATCGATACCTCACACCCTCacgtcttcatccctcatCGGGTGCGTTGCTGCATCGGCGCTCATCGATGCTAATAAGCTGGCCGAGCCGGCGTCCGCATGGCAGCGTCTCCATGATATTaccgatggcggcggcgtctccCTTGCCCTCCTTAGGGAATGTCCCGCTTGCCGCGCGACGGTCCAGAGAGGTGATGGTGAGCATGGTATTGGTGTTTCcgctcccccctccccctcgccgACTTTTTGCTTCTGCATATCCACGCTTTGCCCTTCCGACTCAGATGCATGGCCGAGCCTGCCTGTCATCAATAGGGCAATGATGCACCTGGACATTAccttgttgctgctgttgcaaCATGTGCTTGTTCTGGCCTAGAGAGACAATGTGAGTTGCTTAGCGGGGCTGATGTTGTGTGGAGGTATTCTGTACATGGGTGAGGATGAGTGGCTGGACGAGCGTGGACCTCCACTATTGAGCGCTCCAGTCGAACGAGACGGATATCGACCAGCAGACCGCAACAGCGAGGATAGAGCAGGCCGGTTGCGATCAACTCCGAGGAGAACATGGGCCACCGGGCGTTACCGGATAAGGGCTCTCTGGCAAGGGCTATTGATACACAGAAGCTTTTTCTTTGGTGGGATATGACTGTCCTGTTGTGCGCCTGTCCCAACCCCCCTGCTCTTGGACGAGGTTAAGGCCCTGCGTGGGTGACAGCAGAGCGTCATGATGAACAACATGGAAGATCGCGGTGTCGAAAAGGGAATGAGAGTGTGACAGGAAAGAAACACAAGGAGACACGTTGTTGGTGGTAAGTTTCGATGGCAGGGAAGAGGGATGGAGAAAGGTGCGTAGGGTCCTGCTAGACTAGGAACCGCAGCCCAGCGATAGCTGTCAGATTTTGTAGGTTTTGGGGGAtttttttgcttcttcttttccctttgGAGTTTCCCCCGACTAGGTAGTTGTCACTCCagcccccccgccccctaAAGCGACCTGGGCAAGTTGCGGACACCAGTGTCTCCCCGGAACAAAAACAGATAGTGTCGAAAAGCAATCCCCATCACTTGGTACATGTACCATTTCATACACGCACAGCACTTAATTAAAGACATGTTCTGGAATAGAAAAGAGAGACGGCGTCTGCAGTATGCCGTTTCATATCGGGACACAGCCAAGCTTGCCTTTTCTCACCCGGCTGCCTTCATGAAGCTCGTGACACATTTCCGTACTAAACACGTTTTTATAAAACTGGTGCCAGAATTGGTCAAGGTTAGTAAAACCAACATTCGGAACCTCCTCCTGACCTTTGTTCTGCCCTCTTGAACCGGACGGTATCATGGAGAGAAGCCACCGGATCACCTGGGTGGCAGGCcgaagagggaggggttACACGGTGGTGGTGTGAATCAAGTCAAACGACGTGACTTGCAGGGGCTCATCTAGCCCATATCACACCAGCTCGGCCAATGAagcgccgaagccgcccctcatcgccggccaAGGTAGCCAGGGTCCAACACCCACCACTGACCGTGGCACCTCCCTCCCAGATTTGTCCCATTGTCTATCACGGGCTGCCATGTTGCTGCGGTTGCAATTGACACAGAGAGGGAGGTATCCGTGAGTGGGTACATTGCACGCTGAGGTACACAGCGGGGCGGCGGGAGACTCAGTCGCAGTGAGCCTTTGGACTGGACGTGATAGGACGAATGTGATAGGACAAATGGCTCGATCCAGCATCAATATCCATTATTATTCCTCTTGACCTGCCATGCCTCATCTTTCACCTGCAATGCTTCCTCAACCTGTCACTTACACCTAGGCTGGTTTGGCCCTTTTGCCCATCTGTTTTGTTTTCCGCCTCCGACCGTGTTTCGTTGACCTGTTCCCGTCCTCCTTC
This sequence is a window from Colletotrichum higginsianum IMI 349063 chromosome 8, whole genome shotgun sequence. Protein-coding genes within it:
- a CDS encoding Zinc-binding dehydrogenase; protein product: MAQNQAVKTIEAGIAKVVDVPIPALPADDYILVKTTAVAINPTDWKHVDLADKAGCVGIWVGCDYAGIVEEVGKGVTKDFKKGDRICGPVNGSNALREIDGAFAKYIAVKGDLQIKTPDNISDEEAATLGIAVTTVGQGLYQSLNLPLPTEPTTDPSATILIYGGSTAMGISGIQYARLSGYRVISTASPHNFEYLRSLGASEVLDYRSPTVSEDIRRLTGDRLTLAWDCQSTNESAVLVAKALSSSEGGVIGTLLPVDKKAVQDVNPKVEVKMSLYYTAFGEDFGYFGKRDAVPENYEFGKKFWDISRGLLADGKLKPIRVIKNQGGSGLDGVIVGLKELKEGKVSAGKLVYTI
- a CDS encoding Nacht and wd40 domain protein, with protein sequence MPAQHNLTIRIPLPSMLPAEAVVEMLQSQSPVIRHQPLVTRYEKVPVPLKSVVEDDWFLETGLKIASYKIYEKVTVAPGVKTEISFPAVLQNIPNGLRSRAKAPAGVRVWSEWLVVPRPQERWPGEHSAGKLGGHVDGDYDLVETTRVETSRMLMPLVKGQMESAHRDMVNKMLDEVAQRVGRAKM